Proteins from a genomic interval of Anolis sagrei isolate rAnoSag1 chromosome 1, rAnoSag1.mat, whole genome shotgun sequence:
- the LOC132761886 gene encoding spexin prohormone 1-like isoform X2 — protein sequence MKVTATLVCAFTIMMLFLVVETFRAPKRKLIARNWGPQSMLYLKGRYGRRYVASDNEEECYLNDQNAVLKSYKRSAPLKLPNF from the exons ATG AAAGTTACAGCTACATTAGTTTGTGCTTTTACCATCATGATGCTCTTCTTGGTGGTTGAAACGTTTCGTGCTCCGAAG CGCAAGCTCATAGCTAGAAATTGGGGCCCACAATCAATGCTATACCTGAAAGGACGAT ATGGTAGAAGATATGTTGCTTCTGACAATGAGGAAGAGTGCTACTTGAATGACCAGAATGCAGTTCTGAAaa GTTACAAACGTTCTGCACCACTGAAATTGCCAAACTTCTGA
- the LOC132761886 gene encoding spexin prohormone 1-like isoform X1 produces the protein MMFLLQKVTATLVCAFTIMMLFLVVETFRAPKRKLIARNWGPQSMLYLKGRYGRRYVASDNEEECYLNDQNAVLKSYKRSAPLKLPNF, from the exons atgatgtTTCTCTTGCAGAAAGTTACAGCTACATTAGTTTGTGCTTTTACCATCATGATGCTCTTCTTGGTGGTTGAAACGTTTCGTGCTCCGAAG CGCAAGCTCATAGCTAGAAATTGGGGCCCACAATCAATGCTATACCTGAAAGGACGAT ATGGTAGAAGATATGTTGCTTCTGACAATGAGGAAGAGTGCTACTTGAATGACCAGAATGCAGTTCTGAAaa GTTACAAACGTTCTGCACCACTGAAATTGCCAAACTTCTGA